One window of the Eucalyptus grandis isolate ANBG69807.140 chromosome 8, ASM1654582v1, whole genome shotgun sequence genome contains the following:
- the LOC104414701 gene encoding salicylate carboxymethyltransferase, with protein sequence MTKPITEAAITAFFSTIAATIPASLTIADLGCSCGANSLFAVSEIISIMIDLCNAKKHELPEFQVFLNDLPGNDFNTLFSSFLPRFQEKLSEQMKSKYGASAALACFFNGVPGSFYGRLFAQESLHFIHSSYSLHWLSQVPRELEENKGNISMSRSSPPSVLRAYYEQFQRDFSTFLECRGQELVMEGRMVLTLHGRRSDDPSSEEYRGLWELLAIDLNEMVTEGLIEEEKLHSFNVPYYTPSPKELRQEVEKQGSFSIDCLEMFEVNHDVIETDFDPNVVLEEVVDKIVGCLRAIAEPLLIHHFGEEIINEVFKRFRAKLGNRFSKEKIPLVSIIISLKKIT encoded by the exons ATGACAAAGCCTATAACAGAGGCAGCCATCACAGCTTTCTTCTCCACTATCGCCGCTACCATCCCGGCAAGCCTCACCATCGCAGACTTGGGCTGTTCCTGCGGCGCCAACAGTCTCTTCGCTGTGTCTGAGATCATAAGCATCATGATTGATCTCTGCAATGCGAAGAAGCACGAGCTACCGGAGTTCCAAGTGTTCTTGAATGATCTCCCGGGGAATGACTTCAACACcctcttcagcagcttcttgCCGAGATTCCAAGAGAAGCTAAGTGAGCAAATGAAGAGCAAGTATGGAGCATCAGCGGCGTTGGCATGCTTCTTCAATGGCGTTCCCGGTTCGTTCTACGGGAGATTGTTCGCTCAGGAGAGTCTGCACTTCATTCATTCTTCGTACAGCCTTCATTGGCTGTCTCAG gttcCAAGAGAGCTAGAGGAAAACAAAGGCAACATATCCATGTCAAGATCAAGCCCTCCGAGTGTGCTCAGGGCATATTATGAGCAATTCCAAAGGGACTTCTCAACTTTCTTGGAGTGTCGTGGGCAAGAGTTGGTAATGGAAGGGCGTATGGTTTTGACCCTCCACGGTCGAAGAAGCGACGATCCTTCAAGCGAAGAGTATCGGGGACTTTGGGAGCTCTTAGCTATTGATCTCAATGAGATGGTCACCGAA GGACTcatagaagaagagaaactcCACTCCTTCAACGTCCCTTATTACACACCCTCACCAAAAGAACTACGCCAGGAGGTCGAAAAGCAAGGGTCATTCTCAATCGATTGCTTGGAAATGTTTGAAGTGAATCATGATGTAATTGAGACCGATTTCGACCCTAATGTTGTCTTAGAGGAAGTGGTAGACAAAATAGTCGGGTGCCTAAGAGCTATAGCCGAGCCCTTGCTCATtcatcactttggtgaagagATCATTAATGAGGTTTTCAAGAGGTTTAGGGCTAAACTCGGCAACCGTTTTTCCAAGGAAAAGATTCCATTGGTCAGCATCATCATTTCGCTGAAGAAAATTACCTAA